CCCAGACGCCCGGCTTGATGTTGTTGCTGATCGCCTGCAGGGTGTCCTCGTTGAACGCCGTCTGGGCGGCGCCCTGCACGAAGCACTTGACGCCGTTGGTCTTGAAGGCCGCGCAGACGCTCTTCCACTCGTCGTAGGTGGTGGGCGGCTTCAGGCCGTACTTGTCGAACAGGTCCTGGTTGACCCAGACCGATCCGGCGTAGTTGGAGCCGACCGACAGCGCGGCGAGCTTGCCGTCCTTGGTCAGGCTGGACACCCCGATCGGGGCGAGCTTGGACTTCCAGTCCGCGCCGAGCGACTTCTCGACGGCGGGGGTGAGGTCGATGGCGTTCACGCCGTAGATGCCGACCGAACCGTTGGCGGCCCCCGGTGCGACGTCGAAGACGTCGGGGCCGACCGACGAGGCCAGGGCGGGGCGGATCGCCGCGTCGTAGCCGTCGATGGTCAGCTTCTTGTAGGTGACCTTGATGTTCGGGTAGGCCTTGTTGAACGCCTTGATGTACGCCTCGGCGGGAGCCACGTCGGGCGTCCACCCCCACCAGGTGATATCGCCCGAGTCGGCCGAGCCCTTGTCCGTGGTCTCGGTCGTGCCTCCGCCGGCACATCCGGCGAGCGCCAGCACCGCGGCGGTGAACGCGGCCGCGGCTCCGGGGAGGCGGCGCTTCCAGATTCGCGAGGATCCCAGCATGATCTCTCCTTGCACGTGACTCGCACGCACTGGTCGTGTCGACGCCGCGCGTCCTCCGCCGAGCGGGGACGATCGCGACGGCCCGTGCTCACGAATGAGTACGGGGTCCGCTCGCACGTGGCGACGAGGTCGGCACGGGTCGCGGAAGGGGGTGTGCGTCCTTCACGGCCGGGATCGCCGATCGTCGAAAGCTGCACGTTCAGAAAGCAGAAAGTTTCGGAAAGTGTTCTGGTGAGAGAAGAGCACCAGCTCGGCAACAGTGTCAATAACTCCGGCCGAATTTGTTTCCGTTCGGTTACATGGGATGTGCCCCGCAGTCCCAGGCCGGGGTGCGCCCATCCCGGGAGAGGACGGTCACATCGAGATCGTCGGTGTGATATCCGCAGGTCATCGTCGAGCCGCTGTGCGGCGTGGACGATCCGGGACGCCGCGTGGGCCGGTGCCTTCGCGTGCCTACGGGCCAGACTGCAGCCCGAATTCGGACAATTCGGTATTTATGGTGCGAGAAGCCTACCTGCTGCGAGGTCCGGCGAGCGGTTATCAGCGGTGCTACCGTTATGGAAACTTTCGACAACACTGGCTCAGTGCGTGAAGAGGTGTCGTGACGACCGAGCAGCGAGCGAGGACGCAGAAGCGGGTGGCGGGGGCTCCCCGGAGTGCCGACGCCGACCGGGTGACCATCGCGATGGTCGCGCGGGCGGCGGGCGTGTCCGCCCCGACGGTGAGCAAGGTGCTCAACGGCAGGGAGGCCGTCGGGGCGGAGACCCGCCGCCGGGTCCAGGACGCCCTGGTCTCGACGGGCTACCAGCGCAGGACCAGATCCGAGGCGGGCAAGGTCGGCGTGGTCGACTTCGTGATCACCGAGCTGGACACGGCCTGGGCCTGTGAGCTGCTGAGAGGCGCGGAGCAGGAGGCGTACCGGCTGGGCACGAGCCTCGTCCTGACCGTGACCCACGACCGGCAGGCCCAGCCGCGCGAGTGGCTCAAGGCGCTGGCCTCCCGGCCGACCGACGGCGTGGTCCTCGTGGTCACCAACACCCGGCAGGTGTCGGCGGAGAAGCTGCGCCCGATCGACACGCCCTTCGTCGTCATCGACCAGGTCGGCGGATACGACCGCGACGTCCCGACCATCGGCGCCACCAACTGGGCGGGCGGTTTCGCCGCCACGGAACACCTCACCGAGCTGGGCCATCGCCGCATCGGCATGATCACGGGGCCCGAGGACGTCCGGTGCAGTCTTGAGCGCCTGGACGGCTACCGCGCCGCTCTCGGGCGTGCGGGGCTGCCGCTCGACGAGAGCCTGGTGCGGCAGGGCGACTTCTACACCGAGGGTGGCAGGCGGGCCGCCGCCGAGCTGCTCGACCTGCCGGAACCGCCCACGGCGATCTTCGCCGGCTCCGACCAGCAGGCGGCCGGCGTGTACGACGCGGCCCGCGCCAGGGGCCTGCGCATCCCCGAGGACCTCAGTGTCGTCGGGTTCGACGACACCGAGGTGTGCGAGTGGATGTGGCCCCGGTTGACCACCATCAGGCAGCCGCTCGCGCAGATGGCCGTGCTGGCCATCCGCAACGTGCTCGAGACGACGCACACCCCCGGTGAGCAGCCGTTGCGTCTCGAACTGTCGACCAGCCTGGTGGTCAGGAACAGCACCGCGCCCTACCAGCCTCCGGCCCGTGTCTCACGCGGCCGCCGCTGACTTTTTGACGCCGCGGCTCATGCCAGGGGGAGGCCGAGCACGTCGCGCCACGACTCCCGCGGAAGGTATCCCAGCTCGTCACGGGCCTTGTCACTGCTGAGCAGGCTCTCGTACGGCCCGAGCGGACGGCGGACCGGCACTCCGGGGAAGACCTCCGCGGCGAGGTCGGCCGAAGGCCGGTCCATCAGCGTGTCCCCGGCGGCGATCACATACGCGGGCGCGCCCGTCACCTCCGCCAGCAGGGCGAGCCGGCAGGCCAGCGCGACGTCGCGGACGTCGACGTAGGACCACAGGTTGAACACCCGGGCCGACGGGTCGTCCCAGAAACCGGGGATTTTGGGGTAGTCGGCCGCGTCATGGACGTTCGACAGCCGGAGGCCGACGATCGGGATCCCCGACCAGGCGGAGATGTGCTCGGCCAGCGTCTCCCCGACCACCTTGGACAGGGCGTAGGCCGAGGTTGGGTGCGGATAGTGCTCCTCGTCCACCGGCAGGTAGCGCGGCGGGGTCCGCGGTCCGAACGGGAAGCCCAGGGTGGTCTCGCTCGACGTCCACACCACCCTGCCGACCCCGAGCTTTGCCGCGGCGAGGAAGACGTTGCTGTTCATCGCGGTGTTCGCGGTGAACGTGCGGGCGTCGGTGAAGAAGCCGGGCGCGGGGATCGCCGCGAGGTGGACCACGGCGTCGACCGAGGTCAGCGCGTCCACCGTGTCGCCGAAGTCCGTCAGGTCGGCGCGCAGCAGCGGCGCCCCCAGGTCGGCGAGTTCGCCCCGGTCCCCCGGCGTCCCGGCGACGTCGACGGCGCGTACCTCGTGCCCGTGCGCGAGCAGGTCCTCGACCACGGCGCGCCCGGTCTTGCCACTCGCGCCCGTAACCGCGATTCTCACAGGTCAGTCCCACTCTCGGATGGCGTCGTCCCGGCTTGAGAGGTCCTCGCGGGCCGGGTGGTGAGAAAGTTTATGGAAAGTTGTCCACGACACTCGGCTCCGGCCGCCCTTGGCCGAAGGAGTTCCCTCTCCGGGGTGGCCGCGAGCCGCGACCGCTGGGGAACGGTCGCGACCCAGTTCAGTGATCATG
This region of Streptosporangium sp. NBC_01495 genomic DNA includes:
- a CDS encoding ABC transporter substrate-binding protein, whose protein sequence is MLGSSRIWKRRLPGAAAAFTAAVLALAGCAGGGTTETTDKGSADSGDITWWGWTPDVAPAEAYIKAFNKAYPNIKVTYKKLTIDGYDAAIRPALASSVGPDVFDVAPGAANGSVGIYGVNAIDLTPAVEKSLGADWKSKLAPIGVSSLTKDGKLAALSVGSNYAGSVWVNQDLFDKYGLKPPTTYDEWKSVCAAFKTNGVKCFVQGAAQTAFNEDTLQAISNNIKPGVWAQALEKKVPWTDPTIVQALTIWKKLFDDKIMQDGALGVQQYPDANNDFMSGKAAMVMMGTWYMQYSTVDGSTAAISGAGVANPKPFTQLPIAFPDVAGTGNVGSLYGDADFGLAVSKKSKSIAAATTFATWLGTSQAGQQAVANILNDIPALTSAQPDWASIKLVNPTAQQPALEKLISDAGKSSEPRLATVSADLQTAIGVASTTVAAGQATPEEAAATLQSSAENIK
- a CDS encoding LacI family DNA-binding transcriptional regulator; the encoded protein is MTTEQRARTQKRVAGAPRSADADRVTIAMVARAAGVSAPTVSKVLNGREAVGAETRRRVQDALVSTGYQRRTRSEAGKVGVVDFVITELDTAWACELLRGAEQEAYRLGTSLVLTVTHDRQAQPREWLKALASRPTDGVVLVVTNTRQVSAEKLRPIDTPFVVIDQVGGYDRDVPTIGATNWAGGFAATEHLTELGHRRIGMITGPEDVRCSLERLDGYRAALGRAGLPLDESLVRQGDFYTEGGRRAAAELLDLPEPPTAIFAGSDQQAAGVYDAARARGLRIPEDLSVVGFDDTEVCEWMWPRLTTIRQPLAQMAVLAIRNVLETTHTPGEQPLRLELSTSLVVRNSTAPYQPPARVSRGRR
- a CDS encoding NAD-dependent epimerase/dehydratase family protein, yielding MRIAVTGASGKTGRAVVEDLLAHGHEVRAVDVAGTPGDRGELADLGAPLLRADLTDFGDTVDALTSVDAVVHLAAIPAPGFFTDARTFTANTAMNSNVFLAAAKLGVGRVVWTSSETTLGFPFGPRTPPRYLPVDEEHYPHPTSAYALSKVVGETLAEHISAWSGIPIVGLRLSNVHDAADYPKIPGFWDDPSARVFNLWSYVDVRDVALACRLALLAEVTGAPAYVIAAGDTLMDRPSADLAAEVFPGVPVRRPLGPYESLLSSDKARDELGYLPRESWRDVLGLPLA